The Candidatus Limnocylindrales bacterium nucleotide sequence ACCAGCACGAGATGATCGTCTCGGATCCCGCAACCCACCTCGCGGGCTTCGCAATGAAAGCCGTCGACGGCGTGGTCTCTCCCGCGGTGCCCGGCGTGTTCGTCGAGGGTCTCGGTCCGATCTACCTCGACGCCTATCAGGCCGACCGGCTGCTCGTGCCCGCGGCGGTCGACGCGAGCTCGCCAGTCGCGGCGCCCGACGATTCGTCTCATGCGCTCGACCATTACGAATGCCGGCGCATCAAGCCCGCCGAGCTCGAGCCGCGCATCTTCCCGCGAGCTGTCAAGCTGCGCGCCGAAGACTCGTTCGACAGCGTGTTCTACGACTTCAAGCGGCCCGTGCACTTGTGCAATCCCGCCGCCATCGACGGAAGCGCAGTAAAGAACGAGGCCGGGCTGCTGATGTGCTATCAGGCCGTGCTTTCGCGCGGCGAGCCACGCCACACGCCGCGCATCGGGCTTCACGTGGCAACCGGGTTCGGCGCGACGCAGCTCGATACGCGCCGGGTTTCGGAAATCTGCGTGCCGGCGCACTGACGCAGCGGCCGTCAGCCCGGAATACGCATCTCGAAACGGCGCGGCATCTGCGCGGTCCTGATTCTGTGTGGGCCGACGGTCTTTACAGACAGCGCAGCTCTCCGCGCAGTCCTACGGCCGCCTTCAGTACCGCCAGCGCGTCGGACGCCGAGATTGCGCCGTCGCCGTCGGTGTCGCAGACGAGCGGATCGCAGCTCGCTGCGCCGATCGTCGCGCGAAGCGTGAACAATGCGTCGTTCGTCGCAGGCCGGTCCGCGCGCGAATCTACCGGCTGGCCGCACGGCACGCGCGCACAGTCGTCTGCGCAGTATTCGCCGTGCGTCGAGGCCGTGTCGCCATCGTCGCAGTCCTCGCTGCCCTCGATGACGCCGTCTCCGCATGCCGCGCATGGCACTGCCACGGGCGCGACCGTCAGCTGGCCGAAGCCGTTGTCGCCCCAGCAGATCACTGTGCCGTCGGGTTTGAGCCCGCAGGCATGAAGAGCGCCGAGCGAGACGCGTGTGAATTGGCCACCTGGCCGTGTGGAGATTCCGAGTCGTTGCGCACCCCAGCAGAGCAGCACGCCGTCGCTGCGAACGGCGCAACTCTGCGAGAACCCCGTCTCGACATGCGTGAAGGTCCCCGCCGGTGGACTCGATTCGCCGGACGTGTTGCTGCCCCAGCACGAAATCGACCCGTCGGTGGCGATTGCGCAGCTATGAGAGCTGCCGGCCGACACCTGCACGAATGCACCGGCCGGCGGCTTGGCCTGACCAGCGCTGTTACGGCCCCAGCACGAAAGCGTGCCGTCGCTCCGGACGCCGCACGTATGGTAGCTGCCCGCCGACACCTGCGTGAAAGTGTCGTCAGATTCGCCCGCCTGACCGTCGGAATCATTTCCCCAGCATGTCACGGAGCCGTCGCCAGTTACGGCACAGCTGTGGAATGCGCCGACGTCCAGTTGCACGAACTCGCCGTCCGGCGGCGTCGATTGGCCATAGGTATTGCCGCCCCAGCACGCGATCGCGCCGTCGCTGCGCAGCGCGCAGCCGTGAGCGCTGCCCGCATCGACCTGCGTGAAGTTTCCGTCAGCGGGCGGTGCGGCCTGGCCGTCGTCGTTGTCTCCAGAGCACGCAAGCTTGCCGTCGGTACGCACCGTGCAGGTGAACAGATCGCCGGCCGCGACTGCAACGAACGCCTCGGCAGGCTCCGACGCCTGCCGGAACGAGTCGTCGCCCCAGCATCGAACTTCTCCGCTGCTTTCGATTCCGCAGTCGTGACGACCGCCCATCGCGATGTCGGCGAACGAAACGCCCTGCGGGAATCCGTCGCCGGGAACGTCTCCGAAACACACGATCCGGCCGTCGCTCTGACGGCCGCAGCCATGTTCGTAGCCGAGCGAGACCTGAATGAAGGGTCCGGACGGATTCCACTGGTGACTGCCCCAGCACTGGATGCTGCCGTCGTTCTTGAGTCCGCAGCTGTCGTTGCTGCCGGCCGCTACCTGAATGAATTGGCCGGAAGGCGCCGGGACTGCGCCCGAGTAACCACTGCCCCAGCATACCGCCGATCCATCGCTGCGAAGGCCGCAGGTGTGATAGAGCCCGGCAGAGATCTGCGTGAAAGTTCCGTCCGGCGCAGTCACCTGGCCGTTGTAGCTGTTGCCCCAGCAGGCGACGGAACCATCGACTCGAAGTCCGCAGGTATGCGTCCCGCCGGCTGCGATCTCTGCGAACGCGCCGGAAGGCACGTGGCCGCTGCCCTCGCCCCAGCATTTGGCGGTTCCGTCGCTTCTCAGCGCGCAGACGTGAGTGCCGCCGACCGAAATCCGCGAAAAACTGCCCGCCGGCACATTGAGCTGCCCGAACGAGTTGTCTCCCCAGCATTGTGCCTGCCCGTCGCTGCGCAGCACGCAGTTGACCGAATAGAAACTGCTCACATGCAGCACGGGGCACTGCTGCGCAGCGGCGGCAGCGTAGGCGTGCAGTGCAAACGGCGCGCACGAAACGGCGATCCCGTGCATGAATCTCGCACGAACGGAAAGATCACTTCCCATCGTTCCCCCCTCAGGTTGGAGCCAGGCAATGACGGATTGCCGCGGCCGACGCCACCGACGCACGCAAACATCCGGCTTTGTACGTCCAACAAGCGCGCGACGGCGACAGACGCGGGAGCGCCCGCGTCTGGTCAATGCGTCGTCAGCGCGGTGTAGATCTCGTCCGTCGATTTGAGCGCGCCTTCGTCGAACGTCTCCTGCCAGCACCGCGTCGTCGCTCCGCTGGCGGACTGCGTGAGAAGCTGCACGGTGATGCTCTGGTCGCCCGCGATGCCGAGCACGTCCGGCAAGCCCAGGGCCGCGCCGCTCGCCTGAATGCTCAAGCGAAGGCGCGGAGTCGTCGACGCCGTCAGGATCCGCGCGCGAAGGGAGGTTTCGTCCTGCGAGCGCGAGTACGCCAGTTTCGTGGCGCTCGACGTCCAGCACGGCGTGCCGCCGGCGCAGATTTCTCCGGCAGCAAACGGTGCCTGCCACAGCAGGTCGTCGCGCGTCGGCGCGGTGCTGCTGTCGTGCAGGTAGACGCACAGCGCAAGGCCGGAGCCGGCAGCGGTCGTCGGATCGCCGAAGTCAGACGGGTGGACGATCGCACCGCGGCCGCTCGACTTGAGCGAAAACGAGCGACTCGCTCCGCCCGACAGGCTCCGCAGCTCTACCCTGGATTTGCCGGGATCCGCGCAGTCGTGACGGGCGCCGGCGCAGATCGGGCAGAGATCGCCGAGCGAGCAATGCCCGTCGCCGTCACACGTGCAGGTTCCGCTTGCGGCGCACGCGGTCGATGAACAGGTCACGGGGTCGCTGCAGGCACTGCCTGCAGCGAGATCGCACGAATCGTCGGCTTCGTTGCAACTTCCTTCGCACGCGACCGAAGACGCGCTGCACGGATCTCCCGCGTGCACCGAACAGGCTCCTGCGACGCACGAGTCGGAGCCGTTGCAGAACGTTCCGTCGTCGCACGCGGCGCCGTCGCTCTCCACATGCGCGCAGTTCCACGCGCAGCAGTCTCCGTCGCTGCGGTTGCCGTCGTCGCATTCCTCGCCGTCCTCGATGACGCCGTTGCCGCATGCCGGACAGGACGAAGGAGCGTCGCAGCAGCCGGCAACGCAGCGCCCTCCGTCGCCCTGGTAGACGCCGCCGCCGGCTTCGCACGCCGCCTTGCCGGCGTCGTCGAGGCAGCCGCGAACCGGATCGCAGCACGCGCCGACCGGCCCGTAGAAGTTGTAGAGATCACCGAGCGCCGGACACGCGTCGGCCGTCACGCCGTCCACGCAGACGGCGGTCGCCAGGCAGCAGGATCCGACGCCGCGAAACGGCGGACGGCAGCTGCCGGCGCCAGGCCCGTGGCAGTAGGCGATGCAGTCGAGCGCCGATGCCGTGCTGGAAGAATCGGCGAGGTACTGCGGCTGGCAACCCGGATCCATCGTGCAGCGCGGATCGCCAGAAGAAGCGGGTGGCCCGAGAAGAGCAGCGCGAATCGAAGTGACTTCGCTGAGCGTCAGGTCCTGCGCAACCAGCACGGCATCGGGAATCGCGTCGATGCTGACTCCCATCGCCCGCAGCAGCGACAGCGCGTAGACGAAGTAGCCGAGCTTTTCGGGATGGACGCCGTCCTGCGCAAAGTCGATCCCGGTCTGCGCCATCGCCGTGCACGCGTCGGCATCGGTCGGCACGGTGACTACCGTGCGACCGACCTGCGCGCTCGCGACCTCGTCGAGCACCACGTTGTGTGCGGTCCAGTTGCAGGCCGTCGCGTAGGCCTGGCAGACGAAGAAGTCGCGGCCGGGTTCGTCGAGCGGCGGCGTCTTGAACAGAAACAGCGCCTTGACGGTCGGCGCGGCCGGTGCGCCGGACTGCGGCTCGAATACGGCGTCGATGCTGTCCTCGAGATCGTCGCCGAAGCCGTTTCCGCTCGCGGGCGACAGCGGCGTCGCTTCTCCCGCGTCCTGGATGGCGACCCAGTACGGCTGCAGGGTCTCCACTGTGGCGCGCAGGTCGTTGGCCTCGCGGTATGACTTGCGCTGCGAACGGCCTCGCATCAAGGCGCGCACGGAACGGCTCGAAACGCCGGAGCCGTCCTCGCAGAAGCGTGAGAAGCTGCTGTTCACGATTCGCACGAACATCTGCGCGAAGTTGTTGTCGCCGCCGCGCACCGTGACGCTGTCACCCCAGAACAGAATCGCAGAGCCCGAAGGAAGGCTCTCCAGCATCGAGCCCGCCAGTGCGCTGTCGGGCAGCGCGTGCGTGCAGTCCGTCGCAAGAGCCGGACGAACCGAAAAGCTGGAGAAAAGGGCGAAGGCGAGCAGGGCGCTGCGGGTAAGCGCCGGAGCTTTACCGGCGGATCGCTTCACTTTTGCCTCACGGCGTCTGTGGTGTGCACCACCGCGCCATAGCGGAGGGTCGTGTGCCGATGCAAGCCTGTATCGGTGCCGGCGGCGGCTGGGTCACTTTGCAGCGGGTTCGCCCCAAAGCTCGGAGATTTTCCGGGCCTTCCCGGTATCGTGAAGCACCCGGAAGGAAATCCCGGTGTTGGACGCTTCGAGCACTTCGATTTTGTTCTCGCGGAAGTTGAGAACTTTGCTCACGGACAGATCGTATTTCACCAGTTGCGATGCCGTGGCGCGAGTCTGGATTCCGTAGCCGATGTCCTCGAGCTCGCGATATTCCAGGGAGACTTCGTTGCCGGATCGGCCGGCGTAGATGAGCTGCCAGTGGAGCGAGGCCCCGGACTTTCCGGCGATGAACGGCGCCGGAGAAAAGGCCTTCACACCGGCCTTTTCCCGGACAGGCCACGTTCGTCCCGCTTTGGTTCCGCCGAGCTGGACCACAGGTTGATCGCAGGGAACCGTACCGTCGTCTGCAACGACGATTCCGATTCTTTCCTTGTAGAACTTCGGGCTCGTAAGGACGTACCTGCCGTCCTGGCAGACTCCGCTGTATTGATAGTGGGCGGCCCAGATTTCCTGGACCGGTGGCGATTGCTTGTCGAGTCCGGCGACGGTCAGGACCTGGGTCTGCCTGTAACCGGGCAGAAGGAGCAGCCCTTCGATGCGCTCGATCATGACACTGCCCGGCGATGCCTTTCGTGTCTCGCCGATCGCGTAGTTCGCCACCGGTTGGTCGATGGGCGTGAGTCTTGTCAGCAGCGGCTTCGCGTAGCAGCCACAGGCTGCACTGCAAAGGGCAAAAAGAAGCGCGGCGTTTCGGAAACTCGGTGACATGCTGCACTCCGGAGGCGTCGCGGGAATTCCCGATCCGGGCGTACATGTCCAATCGAAGGAGCTGTGTCCAGCGATCGGTTTGATCGATCCGGAGTGAGTGCGGCGAGTTCCGCCGGCGGACTTCCGCCGGCGGCTCATTCGTTCAGGGCTTGTCAGCAGCCTTCATCCACCATGCCGTCGCAGTCGTTGTCGAGACCGTCGCCGCACGTCTCCGGAGACGCCACGTTGTTCGGATTGCAGACGATCGCTCCGTCCGTGCAGGCAGTGGTTCCAGGTGCACACACTCCCACGCCGCCCGTCGAACACGGCTGACCACCACCCGGATTGCCTTCGTCGGCATTGCCGTCGCAATTGTTGTCGTTGCCGTCGCAGGTTTCCGCGGCCGGCGTCGGCCCGCTGCACGTCGCGCCGCCGAGCCCGTCGCACGTCCTCGTTCCGGAACAGCTCCCGAAACCGTTGGAAATGCTGCACGCCTGGCCGATGTTGAACCCTTCGTCCGTGTTGCCGTCGCAGTTGTTGTCGGCGCTGTCGCACGTTTCGGTCGCATCGGGATTGATCAGCGCGTTGCCGTCGTTGCAGTCGACGTCGGCGCAGAACGTGTCCAGATCGGCATCGACGCACGGACCTTCGACCGGCGCACAGATGATCGACGTCGTCTTGGTGGAGACGGCACGCGCGCCGAATTGATCGGTCAGGCTCGCGGTCGCCGCAAGCTTCGGACACTTCGCTTTGTAGCAGAGGTATTTCTGGAGCTGCACGCCTTCTGCAGCTCCGGGCGGCGTCGGAACGACGTTGGTCTTTACGGCATCGACGCACAGCAGCTTCGCGGGCACCTTGAGCGTGCAACCCGCAGGGACGAACGCCGGATCGCTCGGCGTCAGCGTCGCCGTGTAGGACGTCTTGGCCTGTGAATCCTTGATCTTGAAACACTGCAGGTGATCGGCCGTCGCGGCGCCGGCCACTCCGACGATCCCCGCGAGAAATAGTGCAGCTGTTGCGACGGCGAGAACGAATTTGCGCATTGCCTTCCTCCGGAACCGGTTTTTGCGGCCCGAGCCGCGCCTCTTTTGCCCGACGGGTTCTATATCCCACCGAGCACAAACGGAGCGAGGGGTTCCGGATGATCCGACAAGAAAAATCCGCTCGACGCGTTGCGTGGCGGTCATCGTCGGCTTCGTGCCCCACGCGGGGTGCGCATGACTGTTCGGACGGAACGTGTTCCCGCCGCGGAGCGGCAACGCTAGGGCAGGCTGATGCGGTGCTGTTCAGCTCAGCGCAATCTTGATCACGCCGTCCGCGCGTCGCCGGAAGATGTCGTATCCGCTGGCGACATCCTCGAGCGCGAGGTCATGCGTGAACATCGGCGTGAGGTCGACGCGCCCGTCGCCGATCAGCTTGAGCAGGTAGTCGAAGCGCTTTCGCCCCGTCGGACAGAGCGTCGTGATGAACCGGCGGTGGTAGAAGCTGCCGTCGAGCGGGACGGAGACGGTGCCTTCGGTTCCGTACACGCCGACCGACGATACCGTCCCGCCGAAGCGCGTCACGCGGAAACAGTTGTCGAGCGTCGCCTGCTTGCCGAGCGCCTCGACCGCAACGTCGACGCCGCGACCGCCGGTGAGGTTCATGATCTCGTCGGCCGCACCGGCCGGCGAGACCACATGGTGCGCTCCGAGTTTCTTCGCCATCGCGACGCGCTCGGGAATGCTCTCGACCGCGATGATGAGGCCGGCGCCGTAGGTTTTCGCGGCGGCGGTCGTACAAAGCCCGACGGGACCCTGCGCGAAGATCGCGACCGACTGGCCTTCCTTCATGCCGGCGCGCTCGATGGCTGCGAAGCCCGTCGACATGATGTCGCTTACGAACAACGCCTGGCGATCGTCGATCGACGAAGGGATCAGCGCCGACGAGAAATCCGCGCCGTTCAGCAGGAACGCCTCGCCCTGGCCGCCGAACAGCAGGTTCATCGGCGCGCCATGGGTGCTGCAGACCTGCGGCTCGTCTTCGACGCAGCGCTCGCAGCTTCCGCAGCCGGTCAGGCATGCAGCAACGATGCGGTCGCCCTTCTTCAGCGTCTCGACGCCTTCGCCGACGGCTTCGACGATGCCGATCGACTCGTGGCCCATCGGCATGCCCGCAGGGATCATGTCGAAGTCGTCGACGATGTGGATGTCGGATCCGCAGATCGTCGTCAGCGTCGTGCGGATGAGCGCCTGCCCCGGGCCCGGATCGGGCAGGGCGACTTCCGCAAATGAAACCTTGCCAGGACCTTCCTTGATGCAGGCACGAATGTTCGGCATGGCCGCATTGTGCGTGCGCCGCCGCGTTACTCAAGCGACGGAGCCGCTCCCCATGCGGAGTCCTCGCGGCACGAAGGATAAGCTCGGTCCGACGTATTCCGCTCAGAACCCGGCGCTCAGCGCGTCGAGCACGACGCTCACGCGACGCGGCAGATGGCGGCGGCTCGGGTACAGCGCGTGAATGGGGATCTCGGGGATCTTTGCGCGAGGCAGCAGATGCAGCAGTGTTCCCGCCTCGATGCAGGAGGCCGCGACGTAGTCCGGGAGCGCCGCGATTCCGGCGCCGGCCTCCGCGAGATCCCTGATCGCAAACAGATCGTTGATGCGAAAACGCGGCTCGAGGCGCCGGCGGCCGCCAGCCTGCGCGAGCAGCTTCGGCACGCTCTTCAGCGACTCGGCCGCCGGCACGAGCAGAAGGTCGTGATCGCCGAGGGTTTCGAGTGAGCGTGGCCGGCCGCGCCGTTTCACGTACGACGGTGAAGCACACAGCATCACGCGGCTCGCGCCGAGTCGGCGCGCGACAAGGGAAGAGTCGTCGAGCGGACCTTCGCGCACCGCAAGATCGAGCTCGTCCTCGAAGAAGTCCAGTTTCCTGCCGGTCAGCACGAGATCGAAGTCGAGCCCGGCGTGCTCCGCAGCAAGCGCGGCAAGCACCGGCAGCACGCGCGTGCGTCCGAGGCTCGGCGTCGTCGAAATGCGCACGCGGCCGCGGATGTCGTGGCGGCGCTCGCGAACGGCCGACGACGCTTCGGCAAGTGCCTCGAACAGCGGCCGCGTGCGCTGCGACAGCTCGAGGCCTGCGTCGGTAGGCCGGATCTGACGCGTCGTGCGCTCGAGCAGTCGGACGCCGAGCGACTCTTCGAGGCGCGAGATCTGCTTGCTCACCGCCGACGGAGTCAGGCCGAGCCGCCGTGCAGCCACGGTCAGGCTGCGCGTCTCGATGGCATGCAGGAGAGTTCGAATCGCCGCCAGGTTCTCGCCGGTCACCTGTGAATTCATTTCACGAGTCTAGTGAAAAAGGATCGATTGTTGAATCTGTCGAATGACGGCACATTGCCGGCATGACAACGACAGGAACGATGCGAGCCGCCGAAGCCCCCGCCGTCCACCATGTCCCGCTGTCGATCCGGATCCTGCGGCGGCTGAGACCGCTGATCGCATGGTTTCTCGGATCGCCGCTGCACGGCGTGCTGAGCGGCGACGTTCTCCTGCTGAGCTGGAGCGGCAGGAAGTCCGGCAAGCGCTACGCGCTTCCGATCTCGTACACGGAGCTCGGCGGACGCTTGTATCTGTGCACGCGAGCGGGCGGCTCGACCTGGTGGCGCCATCTGCGCAACGCGCCCGAAGTGGGCCTGGTCCTCAAAGGAAAGAATGCGCGCGCGATCGCGACCGTGCTCGACCCGGCCTCGGCGGAAGCCCTCGACGGACTGCGCGCGTTTCTCACGCGCAACCCGGGCACCGGCCGCCTTCTCTACAACGTCGCGGCGGACGCGAACGGCACCCCGCGCGAGGACGACCTCGAGCGTGAGGTACTGGCATCGATCGTCGTCCGGCTCGAGCCGCTCGAACGGTAACGTTTGAGCGTTGCGCGGCGGATACCGATCCGGCGCGCAGCGCCCGGGCAGCCTACTTCTTGCGCGCGGCCTCGGCCTTGAGCTTGGTGGCCTGCTGCGCCGTGATGGCCTGCTGCTTCTTGTTGTCGGAGCTGGCCGTCTTGGCCTGCTTCTGGGAGTTCTTTTTCTGTGTTGCCTTCGGAGACTTGTCGCCCATGGGTGATCCTTTGAATCGATTGCATGGTCACCGGGCCCGTACCCGGAGACGGTTGATTTTCGCCACCCTGCGCCGAATCCATCATCGACGCCAGTCGCCTAGCGTACTTCCGGCAATGGGGTGGGCGTGGGCGGCCGGCGCATGAGCGGCACGAGCGGAATCAAGGCGACGAACACGCAGAACACGATCAGGTAGCAGTCGCGGAACGCGAGCGCGGTCGCCTGCGCCGCGATCGACTGCTCGATGATCTTGTATGCGCCGGCCAGCGCGTCGGACGGATCGAGGCCCTTCTGCTGAAGGCCGGAGACGAGCTGCGCGATGCGAAGCCGCGTCGCCTCGGAGAGCGGCGAAACCGACTCGGCCAGGTACGCGTGGTGCAGCGCGCCGCGGTGGTCGATCAGCGTAGCCAGCGCAGCAATGCCGAAGCTGCCGCCGATCTGCCGGAACAGGTTGTAGAGCCCGGCACCCTGGAGAAGGTCTTCCGGCGGAAGCGCACGCAGCGTCGCGGTCGACAGCGGCACGAACATGAGTCCCATCGCCATGCCGCGACCGATCTGCGGCCAGAACAGATCCGAAAACCCGCTCTGGCCCGTCCACTGGCTCATTCCCCAGACGGCTGGAAGGAACACCGCGATGCCGAGCCCGAACAGCGGCGCCGGCCCGAGCCGGAACACGAGCCGGCCGGCGATCGGCATCATCAGCGCAGTCATCAGCGTGGACGGAAGAACCGCCACGCCCGACTGCCACGACGTCCAGCGCAGCAGGTTCTGCGTAAAAAGCGGGAACAGGAAAATGCTGCCGTAAAGTCCGATTCCCATCGCAACGCCGCACGTGCAGCCGACGACGAGAGCACGATGGCGAAGCACGCGCAGGTTGACGACCGGATGCTCGGTTGCGAGCTCGTGCACGACGAACCACACGAGCGCGATCGACGCGACGACGGAAAGGCCGACGATGCGGTTGCTCTCGAACCAGTCTTCGCGATGCCCGATTTCGAGGAGAATCTGCAGTGCGGAGATCCCGACGATCAGGAGCGCGATGCCCGACCAGTCCGTTGCCTCGCGCTTGCGCACGTTCTCCGGCCGCTGCCGCGGCAGATAGCTCCAGCAGAGCAGCGCGGCCGCAATGCCGATCGGCACGTTCACGTAGAAAATCCACGGCCACGCCCACACGTCGGTGATCCAGCCGCCGAGAGTGGGGCCGAGGCTCGGACCGAGCATCGCGCCCACGCCGAAAATCGCCTGGCCGGTTCCCTGCCGCTGCGCAGGGAAGGTCTCGACCATGATCGACTGGCCGAGCGCCAGCAGCGCGCCGCCGCCGAGCCCCTGGACGACGCGGAACGCGACCAGCTCGGGCAGAGTGCGCGCCGCGCCGCACAGGAACGATGCGACGGTGAACAGGATGATCGAGCCGACGAAGTAGCGGCGCCGCCCGAACGCGGCCGCGAAGAAGCTCGTCATCGGGATCACGATCACGTTGGCGACGATGTACGACGTGGCGACCCACGAAATCTCGTCGACCGTCGCGCCGAGGTTTCCCATCATCGTCGGCAGCGCCACGTTGACGATGCTGGTGTCGAGGATCTCGAGCACCACGGCGAGCATGACGCCGATGATCATCAACCACTCGCGCGAGGTGAGGCTCGCCGGGCGGGACGGGTGATTCTCAGCGGATGCGGACACGCACGTCGACGGACATGCCGACCGACAGGTCGGGGCTGGCGCTTCCCGGCGCAGGCGGATCGAGCGCGATGCGCACCGGAACACGCTGCACGACTTTTGTGAAGTTGCCGGTCGCGTTGTCGGGCGGCAGCAGCGCGTATCTTGCTCCGGTGGCGGGTGCGATCGATTCGACGTGACCTCGGATCGCGGCCTGAGGAAACGCGTCGACGCGGATCTCGGCCTCGTCGCCCGCGTTCATCTCCTCGATCTGCGTTTCCTTGAAGTTCGCGATGACCCAGTTCGCAGAGTCTTCCGCGAGCGCGACGAGCGGCTGGCCGGGCGTGACGTTGGCGCCGAGCTCGACGTTCTTGCGCCCGACGGTTCCGGCGAACGGCGCCGTGACGATCGTATGAGAAAGTGCGAGCTCGGCTTCGTGCACCATCGCTTCGGCCTGGCGCACGGGCGCGTCGCTGCCGAGCGTCGCGCGCTGGGCACGCTCGAGCTCTTCGGCCGCATGAAGCGTCGCAACTGCGCTGTCGCGTGTCGCGACGGCCGAATCGAGATCGCTCCTGCTCGAGACTTCATGCGTGACGAGGTTGCGCGTGCGCGCCAGCTCCTGCTCGGCGTGATGCAGCGTAGCCTGTGCGGCGGCGATCTGCGCACGGGCGGCGTCAGCCGACGCGGAAGTTTCGGCCATATGGTTGTGCGCGGCGTCAAGATCAGCGCGGGCCCTGGCAAGCCGCACTTCGTAGTCGGCGGGATCGAGCTTGACCATCGGCGCGCCGGCGGCGACATGCTGGTTTTCCTGGACCAGCACCTCGACGACATGCCCGGGCACCTGCGGAGAAAGAAAGACCAGATGACCTTCGACGAACGCGTCGTTGGTCGTCTCGTAGTCGCGCAGCACCAGCACCCAGTACGAGACGACGGCTGCGATCGCGATGACCGCCGTACCGATGAGGATCGGACGCACGCCGATGCGCGTCCGTTCGTTCGCAATTCCGGCTACAGCCTCAGCCATGTCTGCTCTCACTGTTGCCGGCTCGCATGCCGTCAAGGAAGATCGCGACGTACGCCTCGGCGACTTCTTCCGGAGGCTGCGGATACTGGTCGTGCTGACCGAACACGTGGCGCACGATCAGGTGGTCGACCACCATGCCCATGAACGCGCGCGCGGCGAGTCGCGGTTCGATTGCGCGCAGCGCGCCTTCGCGCGTCCGGCGCTCGATATAACCGGTCAGGAAATCGCGCAGCCTTACGATGCGTTTCTCGTGGAATGGCCGCGACAGCTCGTGTCCCTCGAGCGCAGAGAACAGGATCAGGCGCAGGATCGACGGATCGCTCTCGACGCTGCGGAACAGTGTCAGCGCAAGCTCGGTGAAGACGGCGTGGTCGTCGCCGCTGCGCGCGTGCGGGGCGACCGATTCGAGCAGGTCGGATGCCGCCGCGCGCTCGTCGAGGATCGCCGCATACATCGCTTCCTTGCTCGCGAAGTAGCGGTAGAGCGCGGCCTCGGTGATCCCGACGGCCGCAGCGATGTCGCGCGTGGTGGTGCCGCTGAAGCCGTGGGTGCCGAACAGACGCGCGGCTTCGCGCAGGACCTGGGCCCGGCGTTCGTCGGCCGTGAGCCGTGGAGAAGATTTCGCTAGCGCGCTGGAAGCCATCTAGTAAGCGTTTACTAACCAAGCCGCGATTGGTCAACCTTTTCGAGCCTCCCCGGAACCCGGTTCGATGGAACTGCCGATTCCCGTTGACGGAACGTTCACAATATTCTAAACGTTCACAACGTGCGGTGAGGTCGAGGCGGCGACGGCGGCTCGACCGCGACGGCCGGAAGGAGAGTTCAGCAGATGGAGCGCAAGGTCGGAGTCTTCGTCGAAGGAATGGGCGCGTCGGCGGCGAGCTCGGGCGTCCTCAACTCGCTGCAGGGTCGCATCTTCGCGCTGCTGTATCTCGAGCCCGCGCCGCTTTCGCTCGAAGACATCGCCGTCAAGCTCGACCAGAGCAAGAGCAACATCTCGATCAACATCCGCGGCCTCAGCGACTGGCATCTGGTCCGTCGCATCCACATGCCGGGCTCGCGCCGGGATCACTACGAAGCGGCGACGGATCTCGTGCGCGTGATGCAGGAGATCATCGAACGGCGTTTCCGATGGAACATGCGCCAGGTGCTGGCGACGATCCAGGAGACGCGAAGCGTGGACAGCGCTGCGCCGTCCACCGACGAAGCGTTCATC carries:
- a CDS encoding TetR/AcrR family transcriptional regulator codes for the protein MASSALAKSSPRLTADERRAQVLREAARLFGTHGFSGTTTRDIAAAVGITEAALYRYFASKEAMYAAILDERAAASDLLESVAPHARSGDDHAVFTELALTLFRSVESDPSILRLILFSALEGHELSRPFHEKRIVRLRDFLTGYIERRTREGALRAIEPRLAARAFMGMVVDHLIVRHVFGQHDQYPQPPEEVAEAYVAIFLDGMRAGNSESRHG